The following proteins are co-located in the Pedobacter sp. FW305-3-2-15-E-R2A2 genome:
- a CDS encoding histone H1, with the protein MSKFAKLKEVVAATEADVEKFYNGGNSAAGTRVRKALQEIKGLAQEIRTEITEKKNAAK; encoded by the coding sequence ATGAGTAAATTTGCAAAACTAAAAGAAGTAGTAGCTGCGACAGAAGCAGATGTAGAAAAATTTTATAACGGTGGCAACAGTGCTGCAGGAACCAGAGTGCGTAAAGCTTTACAGGAGATCAAAGGTCTTGCTCAGGAAATCCGCACTGAGATCACGGAAAAGAAAAACGCTGCAAAATAA